The genomic segment GCTTTGACTGGTGGCAAGATCGAGATCAAATTCCAGCTGACTATCTGCCTTACGAAGCATATAGAAGAAACGTAATACGTCTTCCCCTACCACATCGATAAGCTCATCAACAGTAACAAAATTTGCCTTACGGGTCGACATTTTCACCTGCTTGCCATCCCGGGTCAGAGTAACAAATTGATGCAAAAGCACGGTAACCTTAGAAGCATCATATCCCAGGGCCTCAACACCTGAGAGAACATCGGGTACGGTGGCAATATGATCAGAGCCGAAGATATCAATCAGCCAATCAAAGTTCCGCTTAAACTTCTCACGGTGATAGGCAATATCGGGAAGACGATAGGTGGGCTCGCCGGTGGATTTAATGATAACACGGTCTTTCTCTTGACCTAACTTTGTAGTCTCAAACCATACTGCGTCATCTTTTTCGTAGACAAGTCCCTTATCACGCAACTCCTGAACAACAGAATCAATATGACCATTCTCATAGAGAGAGCGCTCATTGTAGTAATTGTCAAAATGGATGCCCATACGTTCAAGGGTACCAGAGATATCCTTAAAGATAGCCTTTTCAGCTTGATCTTTAAAGGGTTCTACATCCGGTTCATCCTTTAATTTTTCTCCGTGCTCATCAACAAGGCTCTGAGCAATATCAATAATATACTCACCCTGATAACCATCCTCTGGAAAAGAGAACTCGGCACCAATAAGCTCAAGATAGCGGGCCCGGGTAGATTCCCCCAAAACACGCATCTGACGGCCGGCATTATTATAATAGTATTCACGAAAAACATCGTGGTTAGTAGCCTCAAGCAAACGGGCAATGGAATCACCGAGAATTGCCTGACGGCCATGACCAATAGAGAGAGGGCCCGTAGGGTTAGCGCTGACAAATTCAACCATCACCTTACGACCGGCGCCCACCTGACTGCGACCAAAGTTCTCTCCTGCAGAAAAGACCTCAGCCAATACCCCGTGCCATACAGCTGGTTGAATGGTGATATTGACAAAGCCCGGGCCTGCAATCTCTACCCCTGCAACAATAGCAGTTTCCAGGCCAAGCTTTTCGGCAACAATGCCCGCAAGCTCACGCGGATTGCGTTTTTCAATACCTGCAAGCACCAGAGCTATATTGGTCGAAAAATCGCCCTGCCCCTCATGCTTTGGCAACTCTACGGTATACTTGCCAGCACCACGATCACTCCACGATCCATTGTCTACACCTTCCTGAAAACAACGATCCAAAAGCTCTTTTAACTGTGAACGAATCATAAATAATACACCTTATCTAAAGCACTACGTGAAAGCACATTTTAAAATCAATCTACATACAATCTATTGTTTGTATGCCCCAGCATACAAAGTATTTCATAGCTAATGGTATCTGCCCATTCGGCAATATCATCCGCTGTAATTCTCTCATTTCCCTGCTCACCGAGGAGTACGACCTCATCCCCTGCCGTCACATTTTCAATATCGGTAACGTCCACAACACAGGCATTCATACATATCTGCCCACGTACAGGAGCCCGCTGACCACGAATCAAAACCTCGGCCTTATTGGACAGAGACCTACGATAACCATCCTCATACCCCGTTGGCAAAACAGCAAGAAGTGTTGGCCTTTTGGTAATATAGCTATGACCGTAACTGACGCCTGTTCCGGCGGCCACCTTTTTAACCTGTAAAATTCTGCTACGAAAACTCATGGCAGGAATAAAGGGACTCGTGCCTCCACCCTCTATCGCACCTGCAGGATGATAACCATAAATACTAATACCCGAACGGCCCATATCAAAAAGAGACTCGGGAAAGTTAAGCACGCCACCGGAATTTGCAAGATGACAAACAGTTGAAAATTCAGATTTTAAAACCACATCTAAACTTGCAAAGCGACGAATACCATCACGACTTGATGGAGAATTGACAACATCTGCCTCGGGGAAATGGCTTAACATTCCGGCAACAAAGACCCCTGAAAGTCGGGAAATATTATGGGCTACGCCAAGTACCTGCTCAGGCTCAAAGCCCAGACGCCTCATACCTGTATCGACCTTTATATGACAACCTATTTCATAACCACGTTTCACCCCCTCTACAGAAAGGGCCACAATATCTTCATAGCAGTGAACAACGGGGGTTAGCCTATAGTCAAACATAAGGCCGACCGCATCCAGATCAAAGCCAAGCATAACAAAGATATCACCGGTAATACCAGCATCTCGCAGGAGGACAGCCTCTCGAATCTCAGCTACGCCAAAAGAGCTACAGGCAACATCCTGCAGGGCCTTTGCCACCTCAACTGCGCCATGACCATAGGCATCAGCCTTGACCATAGCCATCAGCTTCCCACCCTGGCCCATCTTGTCCTGCATGGTCTTAAAATTTTTTCTTAAGGCAGAACGACATACAGTCACATTATTAAAGGAATTTCGTTTCATAATCTTATAGCTCCCAGGCCAGAATACACGAATGCATCCGACATATAAAAGTTAAAGTTACATACTCCGACACACCAACAAATGACGCATGAAAATTGTGCAACTAACGATTTTGTAACCAGGCCCTCCAGCCATAACGGCTAGAGAAAAATAGAGACCAACCAATGGTACAACAAAAAAATGCCAGATATGATGAAGGCAAAAGTGACATACGCAACAGAATACCCATGAAAGCCATACAGAAAACAAGTCCCCATGTTTTCCAAGAATATACAGCGCCCAGACAGGTTCCGTCATTGAGCAACAGTATACGCTGAATGCTCCTACGGGCAGCACGATCAAGAATCAAATACGATTTCAAACTTCCGGATATAATTGCCAGGATAATGATGAGATAAGACGAATGTCCCTTTTCAATATAGCTCATGCCACGATAAAAAAGAAAAACCCCCATAAATGTCCATAACATTGCAGCTACGGCTAGGTGAACTTTTCTTTTAACTCCTGGTTTAAAACGCAATAAAAAAGAATTGGCCATTTCAAATGGTTCCTTCGAAAATTCTTACCTGTACACTACCAAATCTATAACTTCATCTCAAAGGATACCGCTTCAGCAGAACAGACACAACAACTTTATAAGATAGCAATATAACAGCAATCTCTACAAACAAAACAAGCCCACCTTCCAGGAGAAAGATGGGCTTGTAAACTGTATAAAGACCGAATTACATCTCAGTTACAGTGATTGCGCCTTCAGGACAAACTTCAACGCAGGTCTCACAACCAAGACACTCATCAGGCTCAGCAACGCTAGCTTTACCATCTACCATCTCAAAAACCTGTGCTGGACATGCTGCTACACATTCTTCATCACCACTACACTTGTCTACGTCTACGATTACTTCAAACATGATAATTTCTCCATAAAGTTTCTTTAAAAGCAGAATTTCTACCTGCCAAATTTGCCAACGCTTACGCTTACGCGTTTCGTGTAATGTTCCATTATCCGACCCCCCAGTTTTTGTCAAGAAAAAAGGAAAAGTTAGGGCCACCTCAAAAAAACAATAAGAAACAACCTGCCCATCA from the Desulfotalea psychrophila LSv54 genome contains:
- the alr gene encoding alanine racemase, with protein sequence MKRNSFNNVTVCRSALRKNFKTMQDKMGQGGKLMAMVKADAYGHGAVEVAKALQDVACSSFGVAEIREAVLLRDAGITGDIFVMLGFDLDAVGLMFDYRLTPVVHCYEDIVALSVEGVKRGYEIGCHIKVDTGMRRLGFEPEQVLGVAHNISRLSGVFVAGMLSHFPEADVVNSPSSRDGIRRFASLDVVLKSEFSTVCHLANSGGVLNFPESLFDMGRSGISIYGYHPAGAIEGGGTSPFIPAMSFRSRILQVKKVAAGTGVSYGHSYITKRPTLLAVLPTGYEDGYRRSLSNKAEVLIRGQRAPVRGQICMNACVVDVTDIENVTAGDEVVLLGEQGNERITADDIAEWADTISYEILCMLGHTNNRLYVD
- the argS gene encoding arginine--tRNA ligase; protein product: MIRSQLKELLDRCFQEGVDNGSWSDRGAGKYTVELPKHEGQGDFSTNIALVLAGIEKRNPRELAGIVAEKLGLETAIVAGVEIAGPGFVNITIQPAVWHGVLAEVFSAGENFGRSQVGAGRKVMVEFVSANPTGPLSIGHGRQAILGDSIARLLEATNHDVFREYYYNNAGRQMRVLGESTRARYLELIGAEFSFPEDGYQGEYIIDIAQSLVDEHGEKLKDEPDVEPFKDQAEKAIFKDISGTLERMGIHFDNYYNERSLYENGHIDSVVQELRDKGLVYEKDDAVWFETTKLGQEKDRVIIKSTGEPTYRLPDIAYHREKFKRNFDWLIDIFGSDHIATVPDVLSGVEALGYDASKVTVLLHQFVTLTRDGKQVKMSTRKANFVTVDELIDVVGEDVLRFFYMLRKADSQLEFDLDLATSQSQDNPVYYVQYAHARLCSILAQSGERGIVPAEVGSSLLQRLQEPEELALLKTLSGFPAAIEGSALDLAPHKFIHYLMEFAGQFHSYYNKHKVITEDLELSQARLCLIQALQLTLQNGLHIIGLTAPKSM
- a CDS encoding 4Fe-4S dicluster domain-containing protein, whose product is MFEVIVDVDKCSGDEECVAACPAQVFEMVDGKASVAEPDECLGCETCVEVCPEGAITVTEM